Proteins encoded together in one Prunus dulcis chromosome 3, ALMONDv2, whole genome shotgun sequence window:
- the LOC117620890 gene encoding protein FLUORESCENT IN BLUE LIGHT, chloroplastic isoform X3, producing the protein MAVVARFSCCLFTHPKNSGRSPLSDQISVKSSLPGKLPSLPFQAEKLRSAFGNTLDGLFEIHHVLPNKKCQQGDIQLRFPAMELLVGNTLILTTPLKALAETCEAENSVFNMNMPVLLFVALVGATVGGLLARQRKGELQRVNEQLRQINQSLRRQAKIESYAPTLSYSPIGAKVLPENEVIVDPRKHELISRLKAGKNFLRNQETEKALGEFKTALELAQSVKDPIEEKKAARGLGASLQRLGKYREAIKYHSMVLAISEREGEDSGNTEAYGAIADCYTELGDLERAGKFYDNYIARLESD; encoded by the exons ATGGCGGTGGTAGCCCGTTTCTCCTGCTGCTTATTTACTCACCCGAAGAACTCCGGCCGATCTCCACTGTCCGATCAAATCTCCGTCAAGTCCAGTCTTCCTG GGAAGTTACCTTCTCTTCCATTTCAAGCCGAAAAGCTTAGGTCAGCATTTGGAAATACTTTAGATGGACTGTTTGAGATCCACCATGTGTTGCCAAACAAAAAATGTCAG CAGGGAGACATACAGTTGAGATTCCCAGCAATGGAACTTTTGGTTGGTAATACCTTAATACTGACAACACCTTTGAAGGCGTTAGCAGAAACATGTGAAGCTGAAAACTCTGTTTTCAACATGAACATGCCTGTACTGCTGTTTGTAGCCCTCGTAGGGGCCACTGTTGGTG GCTTGCTTGCTCGGCAAAGGAAAGGAGAATTACAGCGAGTGAATGAACAGTTGCGTCAAATCAATCAGTCTCTAAGAAGGCAGGCTAAGATTGAGTCATATGCTCCCACTTTGAGTTATTCACCTATTGGTGCAAAAGTACTACCAGAGAATGAGGTGATAGTTGATCCAAGAAAGCATGAGTTGATTTCTCGATTGAAGGCTGGGAAGAACTTTTTGAGGAatcaagaaacagaaaaagcaCTGGGCGAGTTTAAGACAGCTCTTGAGCTTGCTCAAAGTGTGAAGGACCCAATTGAGGAAAAGAAGGCTGCAAGAGGTTTAG GTGCCTCGCTGCAAAGACTGGGCAAGTACCGAGAAGCCATTAAATACCATTCTATGGTTTTGGCAATCTCCGAGCGAGAAGGAGAAGACTCAGGAAACACAGAAGCTTATGGAGCAATTGCTGATTGTTATACCGAGCTCGGAGATCTCGAACGGGCAGGGAAGTTCTATGACAATTATATTGCAAGGTTGGAATCTGACTGA
- the LOC117620890 gene encoding protein FLUORESCENT IN BLUE LIGHT, chloroplastic isoform X1, with protein sequence MAVVARFSCCLFTHPKNSGRSPLSDQISVKSSLPEPGKLPSLPFQAEKLRSAFGNTLDGLFEIHHVLPNKKCQQGDIQLRFPAMELLVGNTLILTTPLKALAETCEAENSVFNMNMPVLLFVALVGATVGGLLARQRKGELQRVNEQLRQINQSLRRQAKIESYAPTLSYSPIGAKVLPENEVIVDPRKHELISRLKAGKNFLRNQETEKALGEFKTALELAQSVKDPIEEKKAARGLGASLQRLGKYREAIKYHSMVLAISEREGEDSGNTEAYGAIADCYTELGDLERAGKFYDNYIARLESD encoded by the exons ATGGCGGTGGTAGCCCGTTTCTCCTGCTGCTTATTTACTCACCCGAAGAACTCCGGCCGATCTCCACTGTCCGATCAAATCTCCGTCAAGTCCAGTCTTCCTG AACCAGGGAAGTTACCTTCTCTTCCATTTCAAGCCGAAAAGCTTAGGTCAGCATTTGGAAATACTTTAGATGGACTGTTTGAGATCCACCATGTGTTGCCAAACAAAAAATGTCAG CAGGGAGACATACAGTTGAGATTCCCAGCAATGGAACTTTTGGTTGGTAATACCTTAATACTGACAACACCTTTGAAGGCGTTAGCAGAAACATGTGAAGCTGAAAACTCTGTTTTCAACATGAACATGCCTGTACTGCTGTTTGTAGCCCTCGTAGGGGCCACTGTTGGTG GCTTGCTTGCTCGGCAAAGGAAAGGAGAATTACAGCGAGTGAATGAACAGTTGCGTCAAATCAATCAGTCTCTAAGAAGGCAGGCTAAGATTGAGTCATATGCTCCCACTTTGAGTTATTCACCTATTGGTGCAAAAGTACTACCAGAGAATGAGGTGATAGTTGATCCAAGAAAGCATGAGTTGATTTCTCGATTGAAGGCTGGGAAGAACTTTTTGAGGAatcaagaaacagaaaaagcaCTGGGCGAGTTTAAGACAGCTCTTGAGCTTGCTCAAAGTGTGAAGGACCCAATTGAGGAAAAGAAGGCTGCAAGAGGTTTAG GTGCCTCGCTGCAAAGACTGGGCAAGTACCGAGAAGCCATTAAATACCATTCTATGGTTTTGGCAATCTCCGAGCGAGAAGGAGAAGACTCAGGAAACACAGAAGCTTATGGAGCAATTGCTGATTGTTATACCGAGCTCGGAGATCTCGAACGGGCAGGGAAGTTCTATGACAATTATATTGCAAGGTTGGAATCTGACTGA
- the LOC117620890 gene encoding protein FLUORESCENT IN BLUE LIGHT, chloroplastic isoform X5, with protein sequence MSGMMGDIQLRFPAMELLVGNTLILTTPLKALAETCEAENSVFNMNMPVLLFVALVGATVGGLLARQRKGELQRVNEQLRQINQSLRRQAKIESYAPTLSYSPIGAKVLPENEVIVDPRKHELISRLKAGKNFLRNQETEKALGEFKTALELAQSVKDPIEEKKAARGLGASLQRLGKYREAIKYHSMVLAISEREGEDSGNTEAYGAIADCYTELGDLERAGKFYDNYIARLESD encoded by the exons ATGTCAGGTATGATG GGAGACATACAGTTGAGATTCCCAGCAATGGAACTTTTGGTTGGTAATACCTTAATACTGACAACACCTTTGAAGGCGTTAGCAGAAACATGTGAAGCTGAAAACTCTGTTTTCAACATGAACATGCCTGTACTGCTGTTTGTAGCCCTCGTAGGGGCCACTGTTGGTG GCTTGCTTGCTCGGCAAAGGAAAGGAGAATTACAGCGAGTGAATGAACAGTTGCGTCAAATCAATCAGTCTCTAAGAAGGCAGGCTAAGATTGAGTCATATGCTCCCACTTTGAGTTATTCACCTATTGGTGCAAAAGTACTACCAGAGAATGAGGTGATAGTTGATCCAAGAAAGCATGAGTTGATTTCTCGATTGAAGGCTGGGAAGAACTTTTTGAGGAatcaagaaacagaaaaagcaCTGGGCGAGTTTAAGACAGCTCTTGAGCTTGCTCAAAGTGTGAAGGACCCAATTGAGGAAAAGAAGGCTGCAAGAGGTTTAG GTGCCTCGCTGCAAAGACTGGGCAAGTACCGAGAAGCCATTAAATACCATTCTATGGTTTTGGCAATCTCCGAGCGAGAAGGAGAAGACTCAGGAAACACAGAAGCTTATGGAGCAATTGCTGATTGTTATACCGAGCTCGGAGATCTCGAACGGGCAGGGAAGTTCTATGACAATTATATTGCAAGGTTGGAATCTGACTGA
- the LOC117620889 gene encoding oligouridylate-binding protein 1B: protein MQHQRLKQQQQQALMQQALLQQHSLYHPGLLAPPQIEPIPSGNLPPGFDPSTCRSVYVGNIHTQVTEPLLQEVFASTGAVESCKLIRKEKSSYGFIHYFDRRSAALAILSLNGRHLFGQPIKVNWAYASGQREDTSGHFNIFVGDLSPEVTDATLFACFSVYPSCSDARVMWDQKTGRSRGFGFVSFRNQQDAQSAINDLTGKWLGSRQIRCNWATKGAGSNEDKQSSDAKSVVELTNGSSEDGKETTNSEAPENNPQYTTVYVGNLAPEVTQLDLHRHFHTLGVGVIEEVRLQRDKGFGFVRFSTHAEAALAIQMGNTQSILCGRQIKCSWGSKPTPPGTISNPLPPPAAAAPLPGLSATDLLAYERQLAMSKMGGVHALMHPQGQHPLKQAAMGMGTAGASQAIYDGGFQNVAAAQQLMYYQ, encoded by the exons ATGCAGCACCAGAGGctgaagcagcagcagcaacaagcTCTGATGCAACAGGCTCTTCTTCAGCAGCATTCTCTTTACCACCCTGGCCTATTAGCTCCCCCTCAG aTAGAGCCAATCCCAAGTGGAAATCTGCCTCCTGGTTTTGATCCAAGTACTTGCCGCAGTGT GTATGTGGGGAACATACATACCCAGGTGACTGAACCACTTCTTCAAGAGGTTTTTGCAAGTACCGGTGCTGTTGAAAGCTGCAAACTtataagaaaggaaaag TCATCGTATGGGTTCATTCACTATTTTGATCGCAGATCAGCTGCCCTTGCAATATTGTctctcaatggcagacatcT GTTTGGGCAGCCTATCAAAGTAAATTGGGCATATGCTAGTGGTCAAAGGGAGGATACATCAG GTCATTTCAACATTTTTGTTGGTGATCTAAGCCCTGAGGTTACTGATGCTACGTTATTTGCATGCTTTTCTGTTTATCCCAGTTGTTC AGATGCAAGGGTTATGTGGGATCAGAAGACAGGGCGTTCAAGAGGCTTTGGGTTTGTCTCATTCCGAAACCAACAG GATGCTCAAAGTGCGATAAATGACTTAACTG GTAAGTGGCTTGGAAGTAGACAGATACGTTGCAACTGGGCAACAAAAGGTGCTGGTTCCAATGAGGATAAGCAGAGTTCAGATGCTAAAAGTGTTGTGGAACTTACAAATGGCTCATCAG AAGATGGGAAGGAGACAACAAACAGTGAGGCTCCGGAGAACAACCCTCAATATACTACTGTTTATGTGGGCAATCTTGCTCCAGAG GTCACTCAGCTTGATCTTCATCGGCATTTTCATACTCTTGGTGTTGGGGTGATCGAGGAGGTTCGGCTCCAGCGTGACAAGGGCTTTGGTTTTGTGAGATTCAGTACCCATGCTGAGGCAGCTCTGGCTATTCAAATGGGAAATACTCAGTCAATTTTGTGTGGTAGACAAATAAAG TGCTCTTGGGGTAGCAAGCCTACTCCACCAGGGACAATTTCAAACCCACTCCCTccaccagcagcagcagcacctTTACCAGGCCTCTCTGCAACAGACCTCTTGGCCTATGAACGGCAACTTGCAATGAGCAAGATGGGTGGTGTCCATGCTCTCATGCACCCCCAGGGGCAGCATCCCCTTAAGCAGGCAGCAATGGGAATGGGCACTGCTGGAGCAAGCCAAGCTATATACGACGGCGGATTCCAGAATGTTGCTGCTGCCCAGCAGCTCATGTACTACCAGTAA
- the LOC117620890 gene encoding protein FLUORESCENT IN BLUE LIGHT, chloroplastic isoform X4, protein MSGMMQGDIQLRFPAMELLVGNTLILTTPLKALAETCEAENSVFNMNMPVLLFVALVGATVGGLLARQRKGELQRVNEQLRQINQSLRRQAKIESYAPTLSYSPIGAKVLPENEVIVDPRKHELISRLKAGKNFLRNQETEKALGEFKTALELAQSVKDPIEEKKAARGLGASLQRLGKYREAIKYHSMVLAISEREGEDSGNTEAYGAIADCYTELGDLERAGKFYDNYIARLESD, encoded by the exons ATGTCAGGTATGATG CAGGGAGACATACAGTTGAGATTCCCAGCAATGGAACTTTTGGTTGGTAATACCTTAATACTGACAACACCTTTGAAGGCGTTAGCAGAAACATGTGAAGCTGAAAACTCTGTTTTCAACATGAACATGCCTGTACTGCTGTTTGTAGCCCTCGTAGGGGCCACTGTTGGTG GCTTGCTTGCTCGGCAAAGGAAAGGAGAATTACAGCGAGTGAATGAACAGTTGCGTCAAATCAATCAGTCTCTAAGAAGGCAGGCTAAGATTGAGTCATATGCTCCCACTTTGAGTTATTCACCTATTGGTGCAAAAGTACTACCAGAGAATGAGGTGATAGTTGATCCAAGAAAGCATGAGTTGATTTCTCGATTGAAGGCTGGGAAGAACTTTTTGAGGAatcaagaaacagaaaaagcaCTGGGCGAGTTTAAGACAGCTCTTGAGCTTGCTCAAAGTGTGAAGGACCCAATTGAGGAAAAGAAGGCTGCAAGAGGTTTAG GTGCCTCGCTGCAAAGACTGGGCAAGTACCGAGAAGCCATTAAATACCATTCTATGGTTTTGGCAATCTCCGAGCGAGAAGGAGAAGACTCAGGAAACACAGAAGCTTATGGAGCAATTGCTGATTGTTATACCGAGCTCGGAGATCTCGAACGGGCAGGGAAGTTCTATGACAATTATATTGCAAGGTTGGAATCTGACTGA
- the LOC117620890 gene encoding protein FLUORESCENT IN BLUE LIGHT, chloroplastic isoform X2, translating to MAVVARFSCCLFTHPKNSGRSPLSDQISVKSSLPEPGKLPSLPFQAEKLRSAFGNTLDGLFEIHHVLPNKKCQGDIQLRFPAMELLVGNTLILTTPLKALAETCEAENSVFNMNMPVLLFVALVGATVGGLLARQRKGELQRVNEQLRQINQSLRRQAKIESYAPTLSYSPIGAKVLPENEVIVDPRKHELISRLKAGKNFLRNQETEKALGEFKTALELAQSVKDPIEEKKAARGLGASLQRLGKYREAIKYHSMVLAISEREGEDSGNTEAYGAIADCYTELGDLERAGKFYDNYIARLESD from the exons ATGGCGGTGGTAGCCCGTTTCTCCTGCTGCTTATTTACTCACCCGAAGAACTCCGGCCGATCTCCACTGTCCGATCAAATCTCCGTCAAGTCCAGTCTTCCTG AACCAGGGAAGTTACCTTCTCTTCCATTTCAAGCCGAAAAGCTTAGGTCAGCATTTGGAAATACTTTAGATGGACTGTTTGAGATCCACCATGTGTTGCCAAACAAAAAATGTCAG GGAGACATACAGTTGAGATTCCCAGCAATGGAACTTTTGGTTGGTAATACCTTAATACTGACAACACCTTTGAAGGCGTTAGCAGAAACATGTGAAGCTGAAAACTCTGTTTTCAACATGAACATGCCTGTACTGCTGTTTGTAGCCCTCGTAGGGGCCACTGTTGGTG GCTTGCTTGCTCGGCAAAGGAAAGGAGAATTACAGCGAGTGAATGAACAGTTGCGTCAAATCAATCAGTCTCTAAGAAGGCAGGCTAAGATTGAGTCATATGCTCCCACTTTGAGTTATTCACCTATTGGTGCAAAAGTACTACCAGAGAATGAGGTGATAGTTGATCCAAGAAAGCATGAGTTGATTTCTCGATTGAAGGCTGGGAAGAACTTTTTGAGGAatcaagaaacagaaaaagcaCTGGGCGAGTTTAAGACAGCTCTTGAGCTTGCTCAAAGTGTGAAGGACCCAATTGAGGAAAAGAAGGCTGCAAGAGGTTTAG GTGCCTCGCTGCAAAGACTGGGCAAGTACCGAGAAGCCATTAAATACCATTCTATGGTTTTGGCAATCTCCGAGCGAGAAGGAGAAGACTCAGGAAACACAGAAGCTTATGGAGCAATTGCTGATTGTTATACCGAGCTCGGAGATCTCGAACGGGCAGGGAAGTTCTATGACAATTATATTGCAAGGTTGGAATCTGACTGA